The nucleotide sequence TAAGAAATATGTTTCTTTAATAGGTAATATAATTACTGTTACAAATGTGCTCTCTTTATAATAAGTAATCTGTTAAGCATATCTGTAATTAATTGCTTATCATTTTCAACTTGGCAGATATCAATGGCTGACTTATGCCTGGTTCCTCAGGTGTACAATGCAAACAGGTAtaccagttgtttgaaggctgATTAGGGCCAACctagggttaaattttaatctgggtttctttatcCCTTTGTTCAAAAGACTTTCTTGGATAATTTTCtataattattttctatttgGAAGGCATCCAGTTATCAACTGTAGACAAATAACaattatcttaacccagctttgaacaacccggcccaggGCTCTTATTTCATATTTAGGTCAGGATGGGGGGCAATTTTTTTGAGGGAAGGAGCTGGGTAAGAGCTTTTTTGAGGGAGGCACTTATTTCCTTTTCCCCAAATCTTGAACAGacatgatttctttttcttgccagAGAACATTTACAcattaacaacaaaataattggTGTGTTGATATACAGTAGCTGACCCTAGAGAGTTGTtattcaaagttatttttcGAAGCCTAACTTGTTCACAAAGTGAAAGAATAATGTTGAATGGGCAAgctaatttcaaaattaagcactttaatatttcaacaaatGTAATCATTTTTGTAAAGGAGAGGAAGGAGGGAAAGATGTGAGCATGATTTGAGCAGAGGCAGTAATTTTGAGGTTGTGCAGAGGGTGGACCAAGATTGCGCTCTTGAACTTATCACATCTGTGTTGTCACTGGCTTCCTATGAATTATACTCTTCTCACAACTTTTTGAGGGGATGGGAGTGGATGGACAGGGCAATTTTTTGAGCAGAAGGGGGTGGATGGACATAggcaatttttttaaggggaTAGGGGTGGATGgacatggtaatttttttaagtggaTGGGGGTGGATAGACAAGATAACCTTTTTCAAGAGGATGGGGTTGGGTAGACAGAGTAATTTTTTAAGGGAATGGGGATGTATGGACAGGGTAATATTTTAGGGGTATGGGGGTTGATGGACAGGATAATTTTtggaggggtgggggtggaTGGATTAAGgcaatttttttatatgatttGGGCGAGATTGCTTTTGGGCAACTTGACCTTAAACTGCTACATTTGAATCATACCCTTCTCACACAAGGCTCTTTTTGGTGATAGGTTTAAAGTTGACATGTCCCAGTTTCCAGTCATATCAAGAATTAATGATGATCTCTCCAAGTTAGAGGCTTTCAAAGTGTCCCACCCTTCTAAACAACCTGACTGTCCGGAAGAATCGAGGGAGTAAATGCATAGCGCACTAGGACTTAAAGCagagaaagtaaaatttccTCTTGATGAAATTTCGTTAAGCGTGGCCTTTCATTTACTCCAAGGATATTTCTATTCAGTCATATTCATTGATTGAATTAATAATCTAATTTACACCGTTTAACGTATGTTAGGAATTCTGGTAATAAAGtgtcaaaatattattaataaaacCTTCTGCGCTTCAGAATCTTACGACTCCAACCTCTTAACAATAAGATTATAAGCCCGAGACTTTTGTCGCGTGACAGTTGATGACAACGAAACCCAATTAAACTAGTAAACTATAAATCTCAGAGTCGATCAAAACGGTTACCGATCACTTCCCCGACATGTCAACTCGCCAACAACACTTGTAAATTTGCCAAAAACCTTTGTTCAACTCGTCGACACCACTGATCAACTCCCTGACGTCACTGGTCAACTGCCACAATGAATTTGGacttggttaaaaaaaaaacaaaacaaaataaaacaaacaaatacacgAAAGAAATTAAGGCAAAATGACAGCAAATGACACATCATGCAAATCACATGCAAATAGTCATGAATATGTCACGCTTTTATACATTGGTTCATCACCCCCTTTTTTCTCCTTATTCGtcctttttcctttgccttctGTATCACTTTTTCTACAAAAGTTGcttataaaaacattttgagagagGGGGTCGTTATGAAGTTAGTTCGTAGGCTGCACGTGTATGAAAGTGCTAACCTATCTGTGTGCATGAGTAGCTTAATTGACTTCGCTAATACATAGTTGCATGATTCTGCTTGCATCATCTGAAAAATTACTGATTCGCTGCTGCCTCATAAACACCGTCATATTACTTAGCCTCTCTCAGAAATGCCTCAAGTGCCGTTATGGGAATCGGAGGAAATGTACAAGAGGTCTTTCCGGGCACTTATAGACAACTCCAACATCAGACAATCAGCTTTACTTCACTTGAATCAAGACGCTGCCGCTGAAGCTCTGAAGAAAGTTATAGACACAGTTGACCCGAGCGAGCCCCTTAAAATTTTGGGAATTGGTAGCGGCCCGGGTGACAAGGATTTGCTAATTTTACCAACTATAGGGGAATATTTTACGTCGAAAAAGGGCAAGAAGCCTGCACTCCAGAATGTGATCGTTGAACCAAGTTCCTGTCTCCTCGATGAATTCAAGGCGAAGGTTTCTTCGTTGCCGCCATTGTTACAACAGATTACCGAGAGTATCTCGTTTGAATGGCACCAGAAAACATTTCGTGAATTCCACGAGGAAACTGCTGAAAAGAATCGTTTTCAGCTCATTCACTTTTACCACAGCATTTATTACTTGGATGTGGAATACGCGCTGCGATCCTGTTTCGAAGAGCATCTGACAACCGACAGTGGGGTAATATTGTGTCTGGTTCAAGCTGAGGATTCATACTTTGCCCTGGTGAGCCACAAATTTAAGGGAAAACTGAGTTGTGGTTCAGAGGACATGTCCTTCCGCACGGATCAGGAGCTTGTTGCTATTGCTGAGAAACACGGATGGAAGTACTCCGTTCCCCTCAAGGAACAGTTTGAGATCAACGTGACCAGCTGCCTTGCCGAGGAGCCAACTGAAAGAGGTGACTTGTTGATTGACTTTTTGACTCAACAGCAAAATTTCCGGGCGACTGCCGAGCCAGATTTGTATCACAGTGTGATTGAGTTTATCGATTCATTGACTTTTACCAAAGAAAACGGCGACAAGTTTGTGCAAGGACGCAGTGCCGCAGTAATAATCTACAAGTGATAAAACGTTACTTGTTTATTTACACCTCTAAACAATACGGTGTTAGTCACGCAATAGTTCGACGTTGTCACGCAACGCtgacaaattttccttttgtgtATTACCGTTAGAAAATCATCAGACATCAATCGACCTTTTCGAGCGTAGTGTATCTGCCAAGTTTCATAGAGTTTTTAAGCAAATACGTAAAAGTAATAGCCTTAAAACGTTAATTTTTGTGTTGAATGatacataaccctttaacccctaagagtgaccagattctaatttctcattacaatatcatccctgaaacGAACATCGTGGTCgcgagaatcaaggaaatgatcattaactcctcttgatttttaaacaaattctccttgtcagcgcttcgggaaatgtatagagaacagaatggagaatattcatactgatgttagggtgtaaagggtggAGAGGTAAGTGCAATGTATTGAGAAAATGGTAAAAGTACCTGTACCAATGGGACTGCTGAATAATGTTAAAATACTGTAATCAAGCAACATGATTGTAGTAGCTTATTGAGAGCAATTAAAGAGTGAatttctccattaaatgaaTATACAACAGCAAGGATACATCCGGATATCTTtgaaaactgtaatttttttgtccttcTTCGTTGCAgtataaattttttcacaatgGCGTCAATAAAATGCGTAAAGAAGCGCAAAACGGTAAACTGGGAGTCTATGGatttccatgtttatctccctGTTACCAATTTTGTTGCTTACAGGCCttcaccctttgactcccaagagcGACCATTTGATTCTCATAGTGAGTCAAATTAACAAAGCAATTTATTCTGatttaataaacaaactaaCGATAATTTCACTTCACAACAATCTTTTTGTACTATTCGATTAAAACTCTTCATAATGAGCCCATTTCGATTGAGCGTCGTTACTTTACGACAGCAGGAGCctagtaatgggctcctgactaCAGCCAATCAGCATAAAGGTAATtgtcacaaggagccaatgagaatttaaagtgaaaacaagaaaacttcatGAAGCGCGGGGAAATGCGATTGTTCAAGTCACTGTTGGCTTTAGTTCacaatatgattggttgagaaagtggcgcgagcTTTCCAGGCCAGTCAGCGcgcgaagtaaagcaaaagcaaagcaatccCAAAACTCCTTTCGGCACTCAGAAAAATTGCCCAATCGATCTTTTAAGGTTATTGATGCTCGAGCTTCTCACAAACCGCGACCAACCAACGGATGAATTTTAAAGATCTCAAGCCATGCCTTGAAGTGAGCTGTAACTCAAGATTTGCCAAAGGATCGAGGATTCTCTCTGTTCTTACATTCTTAGGCTATTCTGTCTGAGCCTTTCGCGTATAAAATCTGCGCTAATCGGTCCTCATATTTCGAAGTGTTACGTTGTATAACGACATTTTTAAAATCCTCTCTTAATTGCTCACATCCATCGTATTATGGTGTGTGTTTGTGTTAACTGCTAATCTCTCACCCTGATGTAAACTGCACGCCTTAATATCATAGTCGGGGCGTATTCCAGCTTTCGTCAGTGTAATGAAGCGACTAGGTAGGGCAGCGTTCAAACAGTGTTCAAACAGCGTTCAAACCCTGACCTTTTAATTCTGATTTAAGAGTGTAATTAACTTTTTTAGTTTAGACCCATACCTCTCACCGCTATTCAAAATGTCTTCCCTTCCTCTGGGTGCAACTGGAGTGTTCTccaagtttttaaatttcaatagTTTTTCAAGTGTCAACAGCCATAATGAATCAACGGCCTCGCAACTTTAATTGAATGGGTAAACCTTAAAGATTGCTCATCAGTCAGAGCGTGTAGGAGCTGTAAAAGAACTTGAATTTGTCGCGTCAAATCTCGAAATCAGCTGTTCACAACAGTTGCTTTGCCACTATTTTGTTACTGATCATTACCAGGTAAGATATCAGACGCCGAAGCATTCGGAATTCTAAATGAGTGTAGCTGACTTCGTTTGAAAATATGCGCTCAAAATAGAAAATGCCTTCATAGACATGATTCTTCAAACACTCGTCATTAACAAAAAGTGTTAGGTTCATCGTAAGTTCTACCACCCGGAAATGCAGTTATTGATGGACGGTATTTTCAAGAAGATTCCTTGGAAAGAGTTCAAAACTTTACAGATAGCCCACGCTAGTATATTCCCTAAACTTTTGAAATAGAATTCGTGTCTACCGGAACGTTCTCTGCGACCAAACCAACATGTTTAAGAACAAACGTAAACACTGACGTCATTATTAACTCACCCATAGAGGATTTCAAACAACGCGTAT is from Pocillopora verrucosa isolate sample1 chromosome 7, ASM3666991v2, whole genome shotgun sequence and encodes:
- the LOC131789078 gene encoding histamine N-methyltransferase, producing the protein MPQVPLWESEEMYKRSFRALIDNSNIRQSALLHLNQDAAAEALKKVIDTVDPSEPLKILGIGSGPGDKDLLILPTIGEYFTSKKGKKPALQNVIVEPSSCLLDEFKAKVSSLPPLLQQITESISFEWHQKTFREFHEETAEKNRFQLIHFYHSIYYLDVEYALRSCFEEHLTTDSGVILCLVQAEDSYFALVSHKFKGKLSCGSEDMSFRTDQELVAIAEKHGWKYSVPLKEQFEINVTSCLAEEPTERGDLLIDFLTQQQNFRATAEPDLYHSVIEFIDSLTFTKENGDKFVQGRSAAVIIYK